A region of the Thermogladius calderae 1633 genome:
TTACTGAAAAAGGTACATAGAGGTATGGGAGTGAAGAGGAGTGTAGCTGTCATTGAAGACAAAAACGGGAACTTGTTCCAGACTAGCCTGAGCTACGTCTTCGTAATAGGCAGAGACAAACCACTAATAACACTCCCCGAGGCGGTGTGGAAATGAGCACCGGGCTCGCCGTAGACGAAGAAAAGATTTTGTCAAAGTGGAACAGTAACCCCATGCTCAAGCCAAGGATAGTCAAAGTAACCGTCAACATCTCGGTCGGCTCGGAGACCGAGAGACTAGGCAAAGCCATAAAGGTTCTCGAAGAGTTGACGGGTGCGAAGCCTGTACCCCGGAGAGCGAAGAGGTCCATCAGGGACTTCGGTATCAGGAAAGGAGAGAACATAGCGGCGATCGTCACGCTACGGGGAGGAGAGGCCATAGACTTTCTTAGGAAAGCATTCGAGGCCGTAGGGTACAGGCTGAAGGAGTCCAGCTTCGACGACTACGGTAATGTTTGCTTCGGGATCAAAGAGCACATCCACATACCCGGCGTTAAGTACGACCCGGAGGTGGGCATCTTCGGAATGGACGTCTGTATCACAATTGAGAGACCGGGTTACAGGGTCATGAGGAGGAGAAGAGTTAGAAAAAGGAGAGTGCCCAGGAGACACAGGGTCTCGAAAGAGGAGGCGATGGTATTGCTTAAGCGAGAGCTCGGAGTCGAGATAGTCCCAGAGTAGGTGGTGGCGGTGGGGAAGTACAGGCCACCTAAGGAGAGGAGCTACGGGAAGGGGAGTAGAAGGTGCCAGAGGTGCGGGGCGAGAGACGCTGTGATACAGGCCTACGGCCTCTACTTGTGCAGGCAGTGCTTCAGAGAACTAGCCTACTCGATAGGGTTCAAAAAATATGGTTAAATAAGTCTTTTAACCCGATATAAAGGAGAGGTGTTGCTTATGGTGATGATGGACACGCTCGCTAACGCCCTCGCGGCAATACAGAACGCGTCGATGAGGTCGAAGAGCGAAGTGCTCATCATGCCCGCCTCCAAGCTCATACTCAACGTCTTGAAAGTCCTCCAGAAGGAGGGGTACATTGGCGAGTTCGAGTACATCGACGACGGGAGATGGGGTAAAATTAAGGTACAGCTACTCGGCAGGATTAACAAGATCGGTGTCATAAAGCCGAGGTACAGTGTGACATATAGGGAGCTATCAGAGTTCCCGGACTGGTTGAAGAGGTACCTCCCGGCGTACAACATAGGTATCTTGATAGTGAGCACGTCGAAGGGGGTCATGAGCCACAGGGAGGCGGTGGAGAAACACGTTGGTGGCATACTACTAGCGTACGTCTACTAGGTGGTGGCAATGGTCAAAATGATACACTATAGTTCGACAGTTGAAGTGCCAGAAGGGGTAAGTGTTCAGGTAGACGGGATGAGGGTCAAGGTAAGAGGTCCTCTCGGCGAGCTAGAGAGAGACTTTAGCCACGCGAGGGGTATTGTCATCAGGGTTGAGGACGGCAAAGTAATCGTAGAAGGCTTTTACGTGGACAGAAAGAAAAAGGCGCTCGTCGGCACTATTGCGGCGCATATCAGCAACATGATCACAGGTGTCACAAAGGGCTTCACGTATAAGCTGAAGATAATCTACTCGCACTTCCCAATAACCGTACAGGTAGACGAGAAAAACCGCGTTGTCAGGATAAAGAACTTCCTCGGCGAGAAGGCTGACAGAATTGCTGAAATCTTCGGTGAGAAGGTGAAAGTAAAGGTGTCAGGCGAAGACATAATAGTTACAGGTATAGACATAGAGGAGGTTGGGCAGACAGCAGCCAATATAGAAAGGGCTACTAGGATCAAGGACTTAGACCGGAGGATATTTGCTGACGGGATCTACATATACGAGCGGGGTGTGGGGATTGAAAAGTAGAATAGAACGCTTACTCGAGTTGAGAAGGAAGATCAAGGAGAAGAAGCCAGAGTTCCTCAGGTATCTCTGGTGGAAGAAACCGAAGTTCGAGAACGACCTAAAGTGGCGCAAGCCTAAGGGTATCGACAACAAGGTCAGGAGGAAGTTGAAGGGATACCCGCCGCTGGTGTCGGTGGGTTACGGTGGTCCAGCTGAAGTAAGAGGGTACCATCCTTCGGGGTTAATACCAGTAACAGTTTCGAATGTGGACGAGATCGATAAACTAGACCCTTCGAAGAACATCATATATATTAGCGCGACTACGGGATTGAAGAAGAAGATTGAGATATACAGGGCAGCGGTAGCAAAAGGCTTTAAGGTAGCAAACCCGCCGGCGGTGGCCGAGGGGATGCGGTAATGGTGGACCTAAGCCTCCAGAAAAGACTTGCCTCGGAAATACTAGGTGTAGGGGTCTCGAGAGTTAGAGTCGACCCCGCTAGAGTAGAGGATGTAGCCGACGCCATTACGAGAGAGGAGATCAAGAGGCTCATCAAAGACGGGGCCATATACGCGGAGCCCGCACGCGGGAACACGGGTTATAGCAGTAAAGTTAGGCGTGAGCAGAGGAGGAAAGGTAGGAGAAGAGGGCATGGTAAGAGGAAAGGAGTCAGAACGGCGAGGACCGACGAGAAGGAGGTGTGGATGAGCAAGATCAGGAAGATCAGAAGGTATCTACGGTATCTCAGAGACAACAAGATCATAGACAGGAAGACGTACAGAAGGCTCTACAGGCTTGCTAAGGGTGGTTTCTTCAAGTCTTTCAACTCCCTCAGAACCTATCTAATCGAGCACGGGTACTTGAAGCGGTAGGGTGTTAAACATGGCAAGAGGACCTAGGTATAAAGTCCCGAGGAGAAGAAGGAGAGAGGGTAAAACGAACTACTACAAGAG
Encoded here:
- a CDS encoding 50S ribosomal protein L5, whose product is MSTGLAVDEEKILSKWNSNPMLKPRIVKVTVNISVGSETERLGKAIKVLEELTGAKPVPRRAKRSIRDFGIRKGENIAAIVTLRGGEAIDFLRKAFEAVGYRLKESSFDDYGNVCFGIKEHIHIPGVKYDPEVGIFGMDVCITIERPGYRVMRRRRVRKRRVPRRHRVSKEEAMVLLKRELGVEIVPE
- a CDS encoding 30S ribosomal protein S14, producing MGKYRPPKERSYGKGSRRCQRCGARDAVIQAYGLYLCRQCFRELAYSIGFKKYG
- a CDS encoding 30S ribosomal protein S8, producing the protein MVMMDTLANALAAIQNASMRSKSEVLIMPASKLILNVLKVLQKEGYIGEFEYIDDGRWGKIKVQLLGRINKIGVIKPRYSVTYRELSEFPDWLKRYLPAYNIGILIVSTSKGVMSHREAVEKHVGGILLAYVY
- a CDS encoding 50S ribosomal protein L6; protein product: MVKMIHYSSTVEVPEGVSVQVDGMRVKVRGPLGELERDFSHARGIVIRVEDGKVIVEGFYVDRKKKALVGTIAAHISNMITGVTKGFTYKLKIIYSHFPITVQVDEKNRVVRIKNFLGEKADRIAEIFGEKVKVKVSGEDIIVTGIDIEEVGQTAANIERATRIKDLDRRIFADGIYIYERGVGIEK
- a CDS encoding 50S ribosomal protein L32e, with the translated sequence MWGLKSRIERLLELRRKIKEKKPEFLRYLWWKKPKFENDLKWRKPKGIDNKVRRKLKGYPPLVSVGYGGPAEVRGYHPSGLIPVTVSNVDEIDKLDPSKNIIYISATTGLKKKIEIYRAAVAKGFKVANPPAVAEGMR
- a CDS encoding 50S ribosomal protein L19e — protein: MVDLSLQKRLASEILGVGVSRVRVDPARVEDVADAITREEIKRLIKDGAIYAEPARGNTGYSSKVRREQRRKGRRRGHGKRKGVRTARTDEKEVWMSKIRKIRRYLRYLRDNKIIDRKTYRRLYRLAKGGFFKSFNSLRTYLIEHGYLKR